The following is a genomic window from Primulina eburnea isolate SZY01 unplaced genomic scaffold, ASM2296580v1 ctg3_ERROPOS3189059+, whole genome shotgun sequence.
AAAAGCTGAAATCAGTCGCAATTTACCAAACAATATCGAAAAAAAATTGTTCCCCAATCTCAAAAgcgaaaaattttaaaatgtcaCAAATGCCATAATCTTAATATCTACATTTTTGACAATGACCTAGATTATAAGTACATACACGTATATCAATCTGTAGTGAAAGCGAAGCAAAGGTAAAAAATCTCATCTtctgttttaaataaaaaaattaattacgaACGAAAGTGAAAATAACACACATGATTCAGGAGTCTCACCGGTGGATGCAAAGTACGCCGGTGTGTAGCAACGCCGCTGCCGTTACTATGGGGGTAAAAGAAGAGGGAAAATGGGGGCAATCTTTTCACAGGTCCGCTGCCGTTTCGGTGGTCAAAAAAGAGGGAAAATAATGAGGTAATATTTTCACAGGAATTTGAATTAACTTGagctattttttatttttcttttaaaaataaaaggttAAGCATTTAACCATGGTAAAAATAAAAGAGAGGTTCCTTCTTACCTCATatttgccaaaaaaaaaaatgttaaaataAGGGCGCCACGTGTCGTCGTGCGAGTGGGTTAGGGCATAGCCCTTAAGCCAGCGTCGAACTAACCCATTTTTGCTGTCAAACCTCCACACTGGAAGCCTTGATTCTTTGATATGTATGTTTCTCAGCCATTTATTCAACAAGAATATCGTTGTTTGTTATTCTTGGACTCGCCTTTGATTGGTATCATCAATGTTCTATCACACCTGGACTTGGATACCACAGCAGGCAGGTCGCCCTCcccaaattaataattaatatatggcTTTTTCACCAAAAATGTAAGTTTTGTCCCCTAATATACATTAGATTTCCATTCTTGTTCCTGGCCTGCCATTGTTAATTTGCAGAGTCTCTTTTATAGTGCCTTTGGAAAGTACTGTTGGAGACATTCAGAAACGACAGACAAAAGaagatcaaagagtttgataaTGATTAATTGAAAAACGAGCAGGTCTCTTATatgacggtctcacgaatctttatttgtgagaggGGTAACCCGATATTCacagtaaaaagtaatactcttagtataaaaattaatattttttcatagattaaccaaataagatatctgtctcacaaactACGACCTATGAAactgtctcacataagttttttctttgaaaaaatTGCCGACTTTGTTATTGTCCATAGTTATTTGTTTAAACCAAATTATCAGTAGAAAACTCACTGTATGGCTGTTGATAGACATATTTCCATATTTCGGGAAAAATATAATATGatgaaataaaaattcaaacatAAAATTTGATGGAAAAATTAATTCGcacatattttaaattacttcattaaattttaatatatctaCATGTAGTGGCGTACCTAGGATTTTCAAACAAAGGcgaattcaataaattaaaaaatattaatattacacaaaatgtataataaaagtcacaattaacttCATATTACTTTGAAAATGTCGAATAATAATCGATCGCATTTTGCTTTAACATTTTGTACCAAAAAGTCATAATTGCCATTGGACGGCGACGGGCCGTGGCAACACTAACAAGTCATGACGGTGACTGGTTTTTAAATTttactttaaaaaaattcttcttctttattttattatttatttcttttgtattttaaaagaggggtagtttttattttaatattgtaagttgatatattttgagtttaaCTATgtaatttatcaaatttttgtttttatttagtAACTTGGATTTTTGTCTGTTCTGATCTTTTTTAGCCAAAAAACACTAACTCCGTCGAATATAGTTTATTTGACATTAATGCTCTCTTACGTAGCTCATGTAACAAGAATAAATTTATGTTTCacacattaaaataaatctaaacaaagggcaaaataaaacaaaatgatactcaatatttcaaaatttgaggaaaagatcttcttgtttttctttatttatatagattttaatatttataatatatggtttattttcattaaatatGTGAGTCGTGTAGTAGAGTATCATTGcaaaataacaatatttttagtGGCTTCGGGCTAAAAAGTCAAAACTGTTAAATatagtaaatattttgaaaattcaaTGTATATTGTTAGCCGTCTAATTAGCCTCCTATTCTCTAGCCTAAAATCATTCAATGTATATTGTTACTTTCCTGTTTTGTAGCCTAGAATTATGCTACAATCTTGAGGATATATTCTGACATTGAGAATGAGAAAGCAACAAACAAAACATTCTTTCAAAAACcaaaaaaatacaatttattGGACAGAAGGATTCGagcaaaatcaaaatatcaCAGAGGTGGTGTATGTAATTTGTTTTTGATATTATATGTGATCGAAGACTAGAATAGCTGAAGAAAAAGCACATATTTTAATCAACTATTTACCCTACTAATTAACAGGAGTATATCAGTCTTTTCTCATTATATAGAGATTTCAGTTGAATTAATTCTTATTTCGTCATCATTAAAAAAAAGCTAGGAATTTAACAAatgaatttttgaaggaaaattggTATTAAGATTTAAAGAGTGGAATAAGTCAATAAAAAACCAATGTTCTAATCTCCTTCAAGTTACATATGTTTAATCTCAATTAATTTCAACATTAATTCATATATTCATGAATAAAAATGTTTTTGTATTAAAAATATGACATGCTAATTGAtaataaattcatttttatcaCAGTAGAATTTTGTATATTTGTAAAAaaactatttatttaaatttaaaagtttataTTTTTAGAACTTTAAAATTTAGGAAAATTGAAATGTTCGTTggtatatttgttttttttttgccgCTATGtcattaaatttcaattttagcagtcatttatcttttaattttcagcgctttttttttaaatatggaatgttgatgtgacACTACACATGACATCATATATCGAAGTCATATTAAGTTTTCAGCGATGCCTTAGTGGATTTCATCAGATATGAAAGCATGTGCTCGAGAGGAAATCGTATGCACCATGATGTGGATCTTCAGCATCAATGTATGCATTCCTAATCTGAAAATAATCACGTTTTGATTATAAGAATCTTGaattattatgtttttttaacAGAAAAATGTGGTTCTTAGTCAAAGTTACAGCAATCCCTTTTAAGTTTATGACTGGTTGGTTTGTGATTCTGTTGTTTATAATGATTAAATCAGCAAGATGAGGTACGTAATGACCAGTGTAGTTCTCTCCGATTATGTATAAAATCTCGTGTTTTATAATCAGGTAATATTCCCAACTAGTTGACTAAAAATGTGTAGGAATTTGATGATGTTATTTTGTCTTCTGTTATATAATCAGATGATGTATTCGAGTAGAGAATCCAATTCTAGCAGGAGATTCCAAGAATATGATATACGTCACTTTATACCCTGGAAAGAGCTTGGATCATTCTTTGACTCGGGCGGAAAgaggaaactcgagtcaaattCCGAGTTGCTCTCAAGAGTATAGCATAGGTAAAGTTTAGACAGAGTACTTTCGCCCGACCAGGGTGCTCTTACCCGGCCAGGGTTCTTTCGCCCGGCCAGGGTCCTCCAACCGGGCCAGGGTCCTCCAACCCTGCCAGGGTTCAGGTCACCCGACCAGTAAGTCACCATGCATAATTAGCATGACAATCAGTGCCCATGACAAGAACCGAACATTATGGGTCGCTATACCTACTACCAGATGACAGGGCATGGGTAGTTGTCTAATCAGGAACAATATGCATGCACTGTAAGCGAGGTCATCTTCTCTCCTATAAATACTCAGGTTTGCTCATTTGAGATACGACAATCTACTGCATACAAAAATTTATCTCTCTACTTAGTGAATCTTATACTTACTTGAGCGTCGAAGTGGCTACGCCCGAAACCCTTCCGGCACTCCACTAACGTTATCTTGTTAAGTGTGTGTAGATTGTCTGACCCAAGGTCATCCCACAAAGGTAGGCCAGATCACACGAGCAGACCAGGCCATATTACCTGGTAGACCAGGCCAGATCACCAGGACAGGCCACCCGGGAGAGCATGATAGATCAAGCGGACAGACCATACCATACCACCCGGGAGACCAAGCCAGATCACCAGGACAGACCACTCGGTAGAGCAGGCTAGATCACCCGGACAGACCAGGACAGGCCATACCAGTCGGGGTAATCCATCAGGCCAGACCACCCGGGCTCATCTCATCAGGTCAGGACAAACTCATCCCAACATGTCAAAATCTTTACAGGGAGAGTACACATCTCTGCTCGGTAGATTGCCCACTCAAGCCTACTCACGCATCATCATCACTCATAAAATTTGTTTATATAATAGTCAAATATACAAAAAACAAGAAATTGAAAAGAGAATGGAATTCTACAATTGTTCCAAGCATTGATGTTATACCATTGATGTTAAACTGTTGAACAGGACGCAATGGCTAGCTTGTCCAGTACCCATTTGTTTCATTGCCAAAATTGGTCGAATCTTCGCCCATGGAATCACCCCAGAACACATAAGGCACAATCGTACGATTTTGTCACGTACAAGGCCGCCACCCCTCAAGTTCTTATGTCAAGAGGTTGAGGGTGGGTGCTTAGGCGGGTCCTCCTCCCCTTTTGTCCCACACATGACACAACTCGtatgtatatataatttaataatagTAAATAATAAAGTAAGTTTTTTTTAGATTAATATTATTAAGGTTCAAATTTTGTGGCGTGGCGGCAACCTTAGTTtctataattataaaatataatcaaacaataaaagataaaaaaagttaaattttcaaattttcatttAATTCTAATTTTCATTTACCCAATTTTCTGTTGGAATATCAGCTAAATAAACGAATATAATATTATAGTGGGACATCATAAGTaatatcaacaataaataagatgaacaccaatatttatagtggtttactccaagattgggCTCCGTCACTCTAAACCTATCAATGAGGTCACTTCTTTATTAATAACAAAGACAAGAGAATTGataatacaaaatatttcaCTCCAAACTCTCTGATTTTAACACTCATTTTCTCTCTACTAATCTTTCATTCCAAGGATAAACACggattatttcatcctacccctgcaggcactgcctgcaggggtacatccaagggccagaattttttctggcccaattttatttttttttaatttttttttccccatGAGGTGGAATCTCAACCACTCATATGGAATGTGGGCACTGCCCACACACCCATAATCGAACTAACCGATAAACACTCCTTAAGAAATCTCATACTAAATCATTTATCTCCCTTCTACACTTATTATTGTAGATGAGAGGATTTTGAtgggtatttataggtgaagttTATGGAAGAAAACAACAAATTATACATCATTGCATACTAATCAAACCTAATAATTTTTAACTAATGAACACATGCGTTTATAATTCAAAAATGTTGTTCTTTGAATTCAAATGTAGCTTGCTTTGAATTTAAAGAAGCTTGATTATTTAGCATTTTCATTCTTTTATGccaaatctcaaatttctttcTTGTGCGATTTCACTTTTGTTTTTGTATATCTCCATCGAAAGAAAGTACACATCGGTATCTTATTTTGTCATGCTTCCTACTAAAGAAATAATCGAACCAAAAGAGCTAAAATTTATGACGAAAATTCCTGTATTTTAGTTATTAGGATACCCATACATCGAACCAATAAATCTAATATGGCACAGTATTTCTACAAGAATTTAATTAGATAAAACTGCGTTCATGAACCATGAGTTTTTCAGTTTTCCCCCACACACAACCAATTTACTAGCTGTTATTCGatagttttaaaataattcttgcCCTATCTCCATTCAGTATCAAGATCAGCCTACCAACCAATCAAATTATAATGTTCCCGCTTTGGTTGTGCTGAGTTAACTATTTTTGTAGagcaaaaatgaaaaatgaagtAGTTGTTGCATTAGTCCATCGTGCAATCAGGCTCGAGCTTGAGCTAGAGGCATGTGTCATGATAGAATGGTATCCGAGATGATCATATTTAGAAACACAAGGAGATAAGTGATATGGAGGACAAATTGCTAGTTAGATTCCCGTCTGGTGAGTCAACGAGTCGCACTGCGACGAGGATCCTGCTTCTGAAATAGTAGTGATTATTATGCCCTTGTTCCATGACACTGTAAGAGTTTTTGATAGGAAAAATTTTATGCAGAAGTTAAGTTATTTAAGTTTCAGGgtaaaatttttcattttctgttCCTTGATGAGCATCTTGTTCATTGAGGCATTGATCACATATGGTGCCCCTGGAAAACAAACTTCTTACTTAACCTTTCATCGTCGTCTTATACGATTAATTCGGTTATCTGCTGTCCATACAAGGGGACATTTGTGATGTGAGGAAACAATTTTGAAATCATACTTGATCAATAGACTTGTATGTTCTTGAAATTCAAAGAGGTGCACCATAGAAAAAGACATATTTGTTGATTATGAAAGTTGTTTGGAATCAGAAACATTGAGTTTTTCGATTACATATGAAGATAGTTGCTGCTTGCCTGAGGGTAGTTTTTTAGCATTCTTTGTCATAGAaacgaaaagaaaaaaaaaagcacAAGAGTCTGCCAAGATTCCTGGTGCTTGCATCTTATCTTATTGTCCAAATAAAAGCAGTTGGAACCTCGGATCGGACAAGCAAGTTAACATACGATATTCGGCCTCGTGATTAATTCTGACCGGGAGGCAGATTTCCTTTTAAAAATGATGTGAAAAAGGCAAGTGCTCGTCCAGGCTGGTAGCTCGGAACAAAATGTCCAGCTCCTCTTATGGTCACGAATGTCACATTCTGATAACCGACCACATACCCTCCAACCTTtcgaaaacaatgacaaaatcgtcaaaaacataaaaatttgtAGTGAACATGAATTCGAGCGACGAATAGGAGTAGTTTCCCCTCACCTCGCCTTGATAGTACCAAGGGTACCATGGCGTTTTCACCGGTGCACCAAGTTTAGGAAATGAGTACCTTGTTGTTGTCACTGGAATTATATTGTCTGTATCTCCACTGCACAAGAAAATTCAGTATATGGTTAAGAAAATAATCCCTTTTACATAATTTTAGCTAAACTGGCTTCCGTTTTGCCCCTTCACCGATTGTTGATAAAAATGATTATCATGTACCTGTAAATCCAAACAGTAATACCACTCGCCATCAATTTCTTGATCACCGGTAACACGGTATCCGGCTTGTCCTGCCACTGGCCATTCATGGCATAGCTACACAGCAATGAACTATTTTTAGTAGAAAGAATGAAAAGGCAATAAAAAGATAGAAATATGCATATTTTAGTACTTGCAATCTGCCCATGATACAGGAATTCCAGTAACATGGAGAGCCGCTTGAATCTCCTTTGTGTTCAAATAAGTGTTTACATAATCGTCGGAGCATGGATCAAAATTAGATATCTGCAAGGACACGAGTAAAGTTATGTGATCTTATCGACATTTAAATGACGGGTATAAAAGTGAGAATTATACCGAGGGAGCTGTTGAAGGGGAACCGCATAATGGTGCATACACATCGTAAACGTAGACGTTTCCTATCTCTGTATCAGCTTGATTTTCATACTCCCAACAGGAATCTGATTCCGGATAATCTGAAGAAGAGAAGTTGCAATTCGAGACGATTCCCTGGTGGGTTTCATCCGATATGAGGGCACTGGTCCAGTAGTGATCGTATGTGCCCGTCCACCTATCCGTATAGTCTATGTAGGCATTTCCAATCTGAAAACTCGTGTTCGGATTCATGTTACAACGTACTCTTGTTTCTGTAAATGGATATTATGTATATAACTATATATACTTACTGCTATTCCCTTTAAGTTAATGACGGTCTGAtttgtgattttgttgtttCCGAGGATCAAATCTGCAAGCTGAGGTACGTAGTGACCAGCATAACTCTCTCCGGTTATGAAGAAATCTCTGGTTTTATACTCTGGAAATCGATCCAACCAGTTAACCAGAAAGGTGTAAGAATCTGCAGCGGTTCTTTTGTCTCCTGTAACATAGTCTGAGGTTGTATTCGAGTAAGAAAATCCAACACCAGCTGGGGATTCCAAGTACAACACATTTGCCACTTCATAAATTTCAAGAATCACAGTGTTAAATTTTGTCTGAAGTAAtattttgtttcaagaaattaaacaagtGCTCCTCACCATTGTTCCAAGCATACTTGTTGTACCATAATGTTTTCCCATCAGGGTTCACTCGAAACGGCccattttcggtcattgcacCAGACCCTATTGAAGAGCAACCCGGCCCTggaattttcaagatttttaCACTTTGAGTTTCTTGAAAAAatctgaaatcaaaatttgaaattttacatGTATGCATTTACCTCCATTTAGCCACAACACTAAAGGCTTGCCGGAAGGCTCCTCAGCTTcagcaaaataataaaaaagtgCTCGACCCGCCGTAGGATCCACCGTGACATATCCTGAGTATTGAGAAAAATTAACTTTCGGCTGACCGGGCAAAAGTGAGATTTCATCAGCTTCTTTCAGTCCCTCCTGAGATGCAATACAAACAGGCAAATACACGGTTGAGGAGGCGTAGTTAGTGACATGATTGCGCGATTTTTTCAATCTTTGAGCCTTCAGAAACTCTCCAAGAGGATCATAACCCCTTCCACCGTAACACTTAACAGAATCAACGTAGCAGAAAACAAACAAGAACCAAATGAAACCACCTTTCATATTTTCAATGAACAGAATAATTTACTTGTTATTTCATGAATTCTTGCTATATATAACAACAGATATCGTTGAGAATATTGCGATATGCTCGTTCTTGTTTGATTTTTACGCTTAGTTGATAATCACTATAATTCTATTTTAACTATTGTGAGAAGTGTCTTATTCAGTTAGAAACCATAGAAATCTTGGGAGTGACATTGTCATGATATATATGTAATATGTAATTTGTAGAAAGATTTAGCTCTTTATTGTTGTCAAGTTGCTGAAGTCAAGCAAAAATGTTCCATTTGTACAAGGATGGGTTAACACTTAACATATTTGCTTGGGTTAATTAAGCATATTAGCTGGCTTGCCTTTCTTTATTCCATTATTAACTTAAATAATATGTTAGTGTCCAAACACTACAACTTTCGATCGTTGTCATTTTTGTAAGAAGAAGTTGTTTGGTTTAACTCGTAAGTTGTTGCTTAGCTTATAAGATGTTCAACTCTGGAATTTTGTTTATTGAGTTTTTTTAACTATCAAAATTAGTTTTTTAAAAGCTTATAAACAGATTTAGAAATATTTGAGTTACCTCAGtcatatttaaatatttctaaaaaaacaaattatgcTCATTGattttagagtgagtctcatgtgagaccgtctcacggatattaatctgtgagacgggtcaaccctacccacattcacaataaaaagtaatactcttagcataaaaaattatacttttttatggatgacccaaataagagatccgtctcacaaattcgacccgtgagaccatctcatacaagtttttgccttgattTTATCATATATAAATTCTAGCGTTATATCATGCAAgttaatttcaaaaaataatatcataataacataaacaacgtaaacaataattaattgttaaaatatttataatatttcaaGTCTAAGTTTTTGGTTATTGATAAAATAACAGCATCGAGCTGTTTCAAGTCCAGTCACTCCTTAATTATATTTTCAGGGTTTCGGGCCATTGGATCAGATCAAGCTCTTCAGACAAATGAATTAAAAAATCAATACGTGAATAAGAGCATTACTCATATGAGTAGTAtgaataaatcaaataatttgttTATTGTATGTTTTAGGGTGTTATTTCTTATAATATCCATCTTAATTTTCATGGTTTTTAGGTTTTCCTGTTGAATAACTTTTAATAAACTTTATTGTTTTTCATCATAAATTATTTTAGGCCGTTCAAAAGTAAAACTTAAAACAATATCAATGTTAATGATAATGATAACAATTTATCAAactaaaataacattttaatagtaaaatattataattctaTTATgggttaatatatataataatatgatacGAAAAGTTTGATTGAAACGTGTATATCCCATTGAAAATAATGGAAAGGGCTCATGTATTGATTTAAATAATACTTAACTTAGGGAAAGATTAGACGTTCATTACTTATAATTTTTTGTATACATAGGAGCGATGTTTATTCAAATGTAGAGATAGGACGTAATTCAAAGGCGGCGAATGGATATAGGACCAAATTCATTAAGAgtgggtcttatgtgagaccgtctcacggatcttaatctgtgagatgggtcaaccctacacatattcacaataaaaagtaatactcttagcataaaaagtaatattttttcatggatgacccaaataagagatctgtctcacaaatacgacccgtgagaccgtctcacacaagtttttgtcatttacTGAC
Proteins encoded in this region:
- the LOC140821077 gene encoding serine carboxypeptidase 1-like; this translates as MKGGFIWFLFVFCYVDSVKCYGGRGYDPLGEFLKAQRLKKSRNHVTNYASSTVYLPVCIASQEGLKEADEISLLPGQPKVNFSQYSGYVTVDPTAGRALFYYFAEAEEPSGKPLVLWLNGGPGCSSIGSGAMTENGPFRVNPDGKTLWYNKYAWNNVANVLYLESPAGVGFSYSNTTSDYVTGDKRTAADSYTFLVNWLDRFPEYKTRDFFITGESYAGHYVPQLADLILGNNKITNQTVINLKGIAIGNAYIDYTDRWTGTYDHYWTSALISDETHQGIVSNCNFSSSDYPESDSCWEYENQADTEIGNVYVYDVYAPLCGSPSTAPSISNFDPCSDDYVNTYLNTKEIQAALHVTGIPVSWADCNYAMNGQWQDKPDTVLPVIKKLMASGITVWIYSGDTDNIIPVTTTRYSFPKLGAPVKTPWYPWYYQGEVGGYVVGYQNVTFVTIRGAGHFVPSYQPGRALAFFTSFLKGNLPPGQN